A single window of Coriobacteriia bacterium DNA harbors:
- a CDS encoding EamA family transporter translates to MTEWKREPKTWAAIAITLVLWASAFAGIKAGMRLTADGLPGPDGFGPGQVALLRFGVASLVLAGYAVLTRMSLPAGKDLPRIFISGFLGISIYHVALNFGELRVSAGAASLLIAAGPVFTAIMSVVFLREHITLAGWVGIGTAFAGVALIAVGEGGGLHFEAASLLILLAALTTSAYFIVSKRGLAMYSALQWTAYTIWAGTLPMLIFAPGLIRQWPGAAPSAILSVVYLGVFPAAIAYVLWSYALSRMPASSLTVFLNVSSVIAVLIAWIWLGEVPALLTIIGGAIAIAGVVIVQTKGQPKAVVGEIAANPVEASEA, encoded by the coding sequence ATGACCGAATGGAAGCGCGAACCGAAGACCTGGGCTGCGATCGCCATCACCCTCGTGCTGTGGGCGTCCGCGTTCGCGGGCATCAAGGCGGGGATGCGGCTGACGGCTGACGGTTTGCCAGGCCCCGACGGCTTCGGCCCCGGTCAGGTCGCGCTGCTGCGCTTCGGGGTCGCCTCGCTGGTGTTGGCCGGCTATGCCGTACTGACGCGGATGTCGCTTCCCGCCGGGAAGGACCTGCCGCGCATCTTCATCTCCGGATTCCTCGGCATCAGCATCTACCACGTGGCGCTCAACTTCGGCGAGTTGCGGGTGAGCGCGGGCGCGGCGTCGCTGCTCATCGCGGCGGGCCCCGTCTTCACCGCGATCATGTCGGTGGTGTTCCTGCGCGAGCACATCACCCTCGCCGGCTGGGTGGGCATCGGCACCGCGTTCGCCGGCGTCGCGCTCATCGCGGTAGGTGAGGGTGGCGGGCTGCACTTCGAGGCGGCATCGCTGCTGATATTGCTTGCGGCGCTCACGACGTCGGCGTACTTCATCGTGTCGAAGCGAGGGCTGGCGATGTACTCGGCGCTGCAGTGGACCGCGTACACGATCTGGGCCGGCACGCTCCCCATGCTCATCTTCGCGCCGGGGCTCATTCGCCAGTGGCCTGGAGCCGCGCCCTCGGCAATCCTCTCGGTGGTGTACCTGGGCGTGTTCCCGGCCGCCATCGCCTACGTGCTTTGGAGCTACGCGCTATCGCGGATGCCGGCATCGAGCCTCACGGTGTTTCTCAACGTGTCGTCGGTGATCGCGGTGCTCATCGCATGGATATGGCTGGGGGAGGTGCCCGCGCTGCTCACCATCATCGGCGGCGCCATCGCGATCGCGGGTGTTGTGATCGTGCAGACGAAGGGCCAGCCCAAGGCGGTCGTGGGAGAGATCGCGGCCAATCCGGTGGAGGCATCGGAGGCGTAA
- a CDS encoding ABC transporter permease, protein MRRVFAIAGLNLTQLFRDRSELIGTLALPLLLTWVFGSAFGSGSAARLVVPVADMDRSIYAEAIVSAVEEPEGFTVEKVTPAEAYRRVREGDAPVAIVIERGFGEDVEHNRGAKVETVRDPGSTEAQAVVELVTGAGNRIAADAKAARVTATVLANGNGGIYPSNAPDFRDLYAEADRFWDPDPPVGIVTTTMSASKTRASELNANANTQYSLGFTVFFVLMVSLSGAGGIVEERELGTLRRLLATPSSRGQIIGGKVLGVASIGAFEAAVLVGFGALLFGVPWGNSPLAVTLTLGALVLAATGLGIMLSALVKTRSQLSALVPVVSTAMAMVGGCYWPVEITPPFMQKTALLLPTGQAMVALKNTVSRGMGIEAVIVPVAALLVMATVFFVVGLSRLKLE, encoded by the coding sequence GTGAGGCGCGTCTTCGCGATAGCCGGCCTCAACCTCACGCAGCTCTTCCGCGACCGCTCGGAGCTGATCGGCACGCTCGCGTTGCCGCTACTGCTGACGTGGGTGTTCGGCTCGGCGTTCGGGTCGGGCTCGGCGGCTCGGCTCGTGGTGCCCGTCGCCGACATGGACCGCAGCATCTACGCCGAGGCGATCGTCTCGGCGGTCGAGGAGCCGGAAGGCTTCACCGTCGAGAAGGTCACACCCGCCGAGGCGTACAGGCGTGTGCGCGAGGGCGATGCGCCGGTCGCGATCGTCATCGAGCGCGGCTTCGGCGAGGACGTCGAGCACAACCGCGGCGCGAAGGTCGAGACCGTGCGCGATCCCGGGTCGACCGAAGCCCAGGCGGTCGTCGAGCTCGTCACCGGTGCGGGCAACCGCATCGCGGCCGACGCGAAGGCCGCGCGCGTCACGGCGACTGTGCTCGCCAACGGCAACGGTGGCATCTACCCCAGCAACGCTCCTGACTTCCGCGACCTGTACGCCGAAGCGGATCGCTTCTGGGACCCTGATCCGCCAGTGGGTATCGTCACCACCACGATGAGCGCGTCCAAGACACGGGCCTCGGAGCTCAACGCGAATGCGAACACGCAGTACTCGCTTGGGTTCACGGTGTTCTTCGTGCTCATGGTGTCGCTATCCGGTGCCGGCGGTATCGTCGAGGAGCGCGAGCTTGGTACGCTACGCCGCCTGCTCGCCACCCCGTCCTCGCGCGGACAGATCATCGGCGGCAAGGTGCTTGGAGTCGCGAGCATCGGCGCGTTCGAGGCCGCCGTCCTCGTCGGGTTCGGCGCGCTGCTCTTTGGGGTGCCGTGGGGCAACTCGCCGCTGGCGGTCACGCTGACGTTGGGAGCCCTGGTGCTGGCGGCCACGGGCCTCGGCATCATGCTCTCGGCGCTCGTGAAGACGCGTAGTCAACTCAGCGCGCTCGTTCCGGTGGTGAGCACCGCGATGGCGATGGTGGGCGGCTGCTACTGGCCGGTGGAGATCACGCCCCCGTTCATGCAGAAGACCGCGCTGCTGCTCCCGACCGGTCAGGCGATGGTGGCGCTCAAGAACACAGTCTCTCGCGGGATGGGCATCGAAGCCGTCATCGTGCCGGTCGCTGCGCTGCTGGTCATGGCGACCGTCTTCTTCGTGGTGGGTCTGTCTCGGCTCAAACTCGAGTAG
- a CDS encoding ABC-2 transporter permease produces the protein MRRAFDIAQKDLIVWMRDPTALGILLGMPALLIVILGAALGGIMSGSGRIPVAIVNLDSRPYAIVKDQAAELEASLTDEKRIKALFTMERTRDLAGVEHRVANGDLAAALVIPEGFSNTLGQGTIKLDVLVDPGSTVSAGIWESIVRSVAVRYSAVVVVVRTTMEAVQRANSPALAKAGGAGAVVGFAITEGSRDDVFDAVKVTDTVSGGTNKVGAIDYYALSMTAMFLMFAAMFGAMSTVRERTEQTMARMLASPTARESIVGGKMLGVFILGITQFAVLFLFTKYLLNVWWGQSTLAIVMVAVAEVAAVTGLATGISAIAKTQRAIGGIAPLFIQIQAAIGGAFFQLDALPEWIQPIKYFSLVGWALEGWRAVQVQGAGLAGVMAPVIALWCFAIAFFAFGVWRMRAEQ, from the coding sequence ATGCGCCGCGCGTTCGACATCGCACAGAAGGACCTCATCGTGTGGATGAGGGATCCCACCGCGCTGGGCATCCTGCTCGGCATGCCGGCGCTGCTCATCGTCATCCTGGGTGCGGCGCTGGGCGGCATCATGTCCGGCAGCGGGCGCATCCCGGTCGCGATCGTCAACCTCGACAGCCGGCCCTATGCGATCGTCAAGGACCAGGCCGCCGAGCTCGAAGCATCGCTTACCGACGAGAAGCGCATCAAGGCGCTGTTCACGATGGAGCGCACGCGCGATCTGGCCGGGGTCGAGCACCGCGTCGCCAACGGGGATCTGGCCGCTGCGCTCGTCATCCCCGAGGGCTTCAGCAACACCCTCGGGCAGGGGACGATCAAGCTTGACGTGCTCGTAGATCCCGGCTCGACGGTCTCGGCGGGTATCTGGGAGAGCATCGTGCGTTCCGTGGCGGTGAGGTACTCGGCGGTCGTGGTCGTCGTGCGTACGACGATGGAGGCGGTGCAGCGCGCCAACTCGCCGGCGCTCGCCAAGGCCGGCGGAGCGGGCGCCGTAGTCGGGTTCGCAATCACCGAGGGGTCGCGCGACGACGTCTTCGATGCCGTGAAGGTGACCGACACGGTCTCCGGCGGCACCAACAAGGTCGGGGCGATCGACTACTACGCGCTGTCGATGACGGCGATGTTCCTCATGTTCGCTGCGATGTTCGGCGCAATGTCGACCGTCCGAGAACGCACCGAGCAGACGATGGCACGCATGCTCGCGTCGCCCACGGCTCGCGAGTCGATCGTGGGCGGCAAGATGCTGGGCGTATTCATCCTCGGCATCACGCAGTTCGCGGTGTTGTTCCTGTTCACCAAGTACCTGCTCAACGTGTGGTGGGGTCAGAGCACGCTGGCAATCGTCATGGTCGCGGTGGCCGAGGTCGCCGCGGTGACCGGCCTTGCGACGGGGATCAGCGCCATCGCCAAGACGCAGCGGGCCATCGGCGGGATCGCACCCCTGTTCATCCAGATCCAGGCGGCTATCGGCGGCGCGTTCTTCCAGCTCGACGCGTTGCCCGAGTGGATCCAGCCCATCAAGTACTTCTCGCTCGTGGGCTGGGCGCTCGAGGGGTGGCGTGCTGTGCAGGTCCAGGGAGCGGGTCTCGCAGGTGTCATGGCGCCGGTGATCGCGCTGTGGTGCTTCGCGATCGCGTTCTTCGCGTTCGGCGTGTGGCGCATGAGGGCCGAGCAGTGA
- a CDS encoding ATP-binding cassette domain-containing protein, with protein sequence MSAEQESVAFETAGLERPPIVEVRGLVKRYGDFTAVDGVSFEIAENSCFGLLGPNGAGKTTTISMLSCLIAPDEGDILVDGHSVRTDSHGVRRVLGIVPQEIALYPTLTAAENLRFWGKMYGLSGKALADAVEYGLMMAGLEDRAKDRVETFSGGMKRRINIAAGILHRPRVLLMDEPTVGIDPQSRNHILDTVRELNRAGMTVLYTSHYMEEVEALCDDIAIVDHGKVIATGSQEELRALVGDEDRIRVKVGDALDSPGDDASEAEAAVENAKGPQPDPADDEPIPPAPEVEAALAALRALPGVSRADALAGAIEVLAPDAAGVLGDVVSAIVEAGADIRAIEIVEPDLESVFLHLTGRGLRD encoded by the coding sequence ATGAGCGCGGAGCAGGAATCGGTCGCGTTCGAGACTGCGGGTCTTGAGCGACCGCCCATCGTCGAGGTTCGCGGCTTGGTGAAGCGCTACGGTGACTTCACGGCTGTTGACGGCGTCAGTTTCGAGATCGCCGAGAACTCGTGTTTCGGACTGCTCGGCCCCAACGGTGCGGGAAAGACCACCACCATCTCGATGCTCTCGTGCCTTATCGCACCCGATGAGGGTGACATCCTCGTGGACGGCCACTCGGTGCGTACCGACTCACACGGCGTGCGCCGCGTGCTCGGAATCGTGCCACAGGAGATCGCGTTGTACCCCACGCTCACGGCCGCCGAGAACCTGCGGTTCTGGGGCAAGATGTACGGGCTGTCGGGCAAGGCACTCGCGGATGCCGTCGAGTACGGCCTCATGATGGCCGGCCTAGAGGACCGCGCGAAGGACCGCGTCGAGACCTTCTCGGGAGGCATGAAGCGGCGCATCAACATCGCCGCCGGGATCCTGCATCGGCCGCGCGTGCTGCTCATGGACGAGCCGACGGTGGGCATCGATCCGCAGAGCCGCAACCACATCCTCGATACCGTGCGCGAGCTCAACCGAGCCGGCATGACGGTGCTCTACACCAGCCACTACATGGAGGAAGTCGAAGCGCTCTGCGATGACATCGCCATCGTCGACCACGGCAAGGTCATCGCGACCGGCTCGCAGGAGGAGTTGCGAGCGCTCGTGGGCGACGAGGACCGGATTCGCGTGAAGGTGGGCGACGCGCTCGATTCGCCCGGCGACGACGCGAGCGAGGCGGAAGCTGCAGTCGAGAACGCGAAGGGCCCGCAGCCCGACCCGGCAGACGACGAGCCGATTCCGCCCGCGCCCGAGGTCGAGGCCGCGCTCGCCGCGCTGCGTGCGCTTCCCGGCGTCTCGCGCGCCGATGCCCTCGCCGGTGCGATCGAAGTGCTGGCGCCTGACGCCGCCGGGGTGCTCGGCGACGTGGTGAGCGCGATTGTCGAAGCGGGCGCCGACATCCGGGCGATCGAGATCGTCGAGCCCGACCTCGAATCGGTCTTCCTGCATCTCACCGGCCGGGGCCTGCGAGACTGA
- a CDS encoding type 1 glutamine amidotransferase produces the protein MHIEVIQHVPFEGPALIGEWAAECGHSISISQSITEEYPPLSEVDLLVVMGGPMDADDDDASPWLVAEKRYIADAIAAGKAVLGICLGAQIIAEVLGGRVVRGEAREIGWFSVMPTAASLGETLFSRWPDEVVVGHWHGDTFELPLGMEPVLSSEFTRNQAFVYDGRVVGLQFHIEWDEATVDGLLDACITDFSDGGEWVADSGEFLEAAPAHIAECRELLFEFLDGLEGAVERGEGGVR, from the coding sequence ATGCATATCGAAGTGATCCAACACGTACCGTTCGAAGGTCCGGCGCTTATCGGGGAGTGGGCGGCCGAGTGTGGCCATTCGATCTCGATCTCGCAGTCCATCACCGAGGAGTACCCGCCGCTTTCCGAGGTCGACCTGCTCGTCGTGATGGGTGGTCCCATGGACGCCGATGACGACGATGCATCGCCGTGGCTCGTCGCCGAGAAGCGCTACATCGCCGACGCGATTGCAGCGGGCAAAGCCGTGCTCGGCATCTGTCTGGGCGCGCAGATCATCGCCGAGGTGCTCGGCGGACGCGTGGTGCGTGGCGAGGCGCGCGAGATCGGCTGGTTCTCGGTGATGCCCACGGCCGCGAGCCTGGGTGAGACGCTGTTCAGCCGATGGCCGGATGAGGTCGTCGTCGGGCACTGGCACGGCGACACGTTCGAGTTGCCGCTGGGGATGGAGCCGGTGCTCTCAAGCGAGTTCACGCGCAATCAGGCGTTCGTCTACGACGGGCGCGTGGTAGGGCTGCAGTTCCACATCGAGTGGGACGAGGCGACCGTCGACGGCCTGCTCGACGCCTGCATCACCGACTTCTCGGACGGCGGCGAATGGGTCGCCGATTCGGGCGAGTTCCTCGAGGCCGCACCCGCGCACATCGCCGAGTGTCGGGAGCTGCTGTTCGAGTTCCTCGACGGCCTGGAGGGCGCGGTTGAGCGCGGCGAAGGAGGCGTGCGATGA
- a CDS encoding TrkA family potassium uptake protein yields MHVVIGGYGRVGRYLAHELERQGHTVAVVDRNPDVFEEFEGINGRKLSGEVFDRDTLIKAGIEKADAFAACTSGDNSNIIAARVARERFRVPLVVARIFDPKRAVIYEQFGIPTVSAVQWSSSRLLAMLTDPDAPSEFAFGQGEVVILDSEVTPAIAGKRVLDIELPRVLSIVAVERDGKATMLADIDEIKLGDHMFLAVDRAYAPELSKLLAGE; encoded by the coding sequence ATGCACGTCGTCATCGGAGGGTACGGCCGAGTAGGCCGCTACCTCGCCCATGAACTTGAGCGCCAAGGCCACACCGTGGCCGTCGTAGACCGAAATCCCGACGTGTTCGAGGAGTTCGAGGGCATCAACGGACGCAAGCTGTCCGGCGAGGTCTTCGACCGCGACACGCTCATCAAGGCCGGCATCGAGAAGGCCGATGCGTTCGCCGCATGCACGAGCGGTGACAACAGCAATATCATCGCTGCGCGTGTCGCCCGTGAGCGCTTCCGCGTGCCGCTCGTGGTCGCCCGCATCTTCGACCCCAAGCGCGCGGTCATCTACGAGCAGTTCGGCATCCCGACCGTCTCGGCGGTCCAGTGGTCCAGCTCTCGCCTGCTTGCCATGCTCACCGACCCCGACGCGCCGAGTGAGTTCGCGTTCGGCCAAGGCGAAGTCGTCATCCTCGACTCCGAGGTGACGCCGGCAATCGCCGGGAAGCGCGTACTCGATATCGAGCTGCCTCGCGTGCTCTCGATCGTGGCCGTCGAGCGTGACGGGAAGGCGACCATGCTCGCCGATATCGACGAGATCAAGCTCGGTGACCACATGTTCCTTGCTGTCGACCGCGCCTACGCCCCGGAGCTCTCGAAGCTCCTGGCCGGCGAGTAG
- a CDS encoding PQQ-like beta-propeller repeat protein, translating to MTRNSSCSRPAVRTAIRLVVLLAVAVVVLGAAAPAFAKRPTRVSGISSTYLFTGSSVIGHGTLQQYYSGSWHALGSRYVKLYKGNGVGGWVYVGRIKTSSSGSFAFNLTTTNVYRLKFLDTSTLHGTYRTFSAGRMWSMFRSSKSHTGRVAWAGPTVSDMDWRYNIGADIQSSPAIGNDGTIYIGTADGRLCALNPNGTLKWWFPADGAVSGSPAVAGDGSIVFGTENGTLYAVTASGVKDWQHTISGNPAIASSPVIGSLGVVYFGTDDNYIRAHLLTTGAQVYSPHPTGGAVRSSPALGSDGTVYVGSSDGYLYALNPDLSFKWWYLTAGEIRSSPAVGSDGTVYVASGTYDDASRGIYAVRSTGTLKWRHAMSGAGISSPAIGADGTVYCGRGFYDGETGSVIALRPATGSVKWTRTLDAGMWASPAVDCYGHIYIGTYNGTLYGLRPTGTVMWHKHTNDQIRSSAAIGRNGTVYFGSQDQYLRAMEK from the coding sequence ATGACTCGGAACTCATCGTGTAGCCGCCCCGCGGTTCGTACAGCGATTCGCTTGGTGGTTCTGTTGGCGGTGGCGGTCGTAGTTCTTGGCGCGGCCGCGCCTGCATTCGCGAAGCGTCCGACGCGCGTCAGCGGAATCTCATCGACGTATCTGTTCACCGGCTCATCGGTGATCGGCCACGGCACGCTGCAGCAGTACTACAGTGGCTCGTGGCATGCCTTGGGCTCGCGCTACGTGAAGTTGTACAAAGGCAATGGCGTCGGCGGATGGGTCTACGTGGGGCGGATCAAGACCAGCTCCTCGGGCAGTTTCGCCTTCAATCTGACGACGACGAACGTCTATCGGCTCAAGTTTCTCGACACCTCCACGCTGCATGGGACCTACCGCACGTTCAGCGCGGGTCGTATGTGGAGCATGTTCCGGTCGAGCAAGAGCCATACGGGTCGGGTCGCTTGGGCCGGACCTACCGTCTCGGACATGGACTGGCGCTACAACATAGGTGCGGACATCCAGTCGTCACCGGCAATCGGCAACGACGGGACGATCTACATCGGCACGGCGGACGGTCGCCTGTGTGCGCTCAATCCCAACGGCACGCTCAAGTGGTGGTTCCCTGCAGACGGCGCCGTGAGCGGCTCACCTGCAGTCGCAGGTGATGGCAGCATCGTCTTCGGCACCGAGAACGGCACGTTGTACGCGGTGACCGCCAGCGGTGTCAAGGACTGGCAGCACACCATCAGCGGAAACCCGGCGATCGCCTCATCTCCGGTGATCGGCTCTCTGGGAGTGGTCTACTTCGGCACCGACGACAACTACATCCGAGCACATCTGCTTACCACGGGCGCCCAGGTCTACAGCCCCCACCCCACCGGCGGCGCGGTTCGATCATCGCCTGCGCTCGGCTCGGACGGGACTGTGTACGTGGGCTCATCGGACGGCTACCTCTACGCGCTCAACCCCGACCTCAGCTTCAAGTGGTGGTACCTGACCGCCGGTGAGATCCGGTCTTCTCCCGCGGTCGGCTCTGACGGGACCGTCTACGTCGCGTCCGGCACCTACGATGACGCCTCCCGCGGGATCTACGCCGTCAGGAGCACCGGCACACTCAAGTGGAGGCACGCGATGAGCGGCGCCGGCATCTCGTCTCCGGCGATCGGCGCCGATGGCACCGTGTACTGCGGCCGGGGCTTCTACGACGGAGAGACCGGCTCGGTCATCGCTCTGCGACCCGCAACCGGCTCTGTGAAGTGGACGCGCACGCTCGATGCGGGCATGTGGGCGAGCCCTGCCGTCGACTGCTACGGCCATATCTACATCGGCACATACAACGGCACCCTCTACGGCTTGCGCCCGACCGGCACCGTGATGTGGCACAAGCACACCAATGACCAGATCCGCTCGTCAGCGGCGATCGGCCGCAACGGCACGGTCTACTTCGGCAGCCAGGACCAGTACCTGCGCGCGATGGAGAAGTAG
- a CDS encoding APC family permease — MPSRFKNLFLGDALHNEESGHQRLSNPIALAVFSSDALSSTAYATGEILLVLAVAGASRLWLTWPIAIAIGVLLVIVVTSYRQTIKAYPQGGGSYRVASDNLGTNAGLVAGASLLVDYILTVAVSVSAGTAAVTSAIPAASPYRIEIALAFVALLAVANLRGVKESGGLFAVPTYGFIALMVVTIVVGFFRYTTGGAEAIMVPQHEIIEATAPLTIMLVLKAFASGCAAMTGVEAIADGVAVFREPTAKNARITITWMAGILLFMFLGLSWLAVHAMVQPTEETVISQLSRQFFGTGPLYFVISAFTAAILVVAANTAYADFPRLASFMAADSFLPHQLRDLGHRLVFSNGIIMLTAAAAGLIIGFGGQTSRLIPLYALGVFTSFTLSQAGMVVRWMKSKEPGWQISTAINGFGATITAIVLGVVTVTKFRDGAWVVVLLIPTMIVAFLWVRRQYERVSAELAIQPDELADLNYQAYNRLHNHVVVLVKNIDRRLIRALQYAKSLRAEEVEALFVDSSGGEQVESMRQRWNQAGFGIKLIVVESPYREVISPVIEHVRSLPRRTKDDVITVIIPEYAPMNAADAMLHDQTSFWIKQQLFGEEGVIVADVPYHPSFDEIREKRADGVETGPTA, encoded by the coding sequence ATGCCCAGTAGGTTCAAGAACCTGTTCCTCGGCGATGCGCTCCACAACGAGGAGTCCGGTCATCAGCGCCTTTCGAACCCGATCGCGCTGGCGGTGTTCTCAAGCGACGCACTTTCTTCGACCGCGTACGCCACCGGCGAGATTCTGCTCGTTCTGGCCGTGGCCGGTGCAAGTCGCCTGTGGCTGACGTGGCCGATCGCCATCGCCATCGGCGTGCTGCTCGTCATCGTGGTCACCTCGTACCGGCAGACGATCAAGGCGTACCCGCAGGGCGGCGGCTCGTATCGGGTGGCAAGCGACAACCTCGGCACCAACGCCGGTCTCGTTGCCGGAGCCTCATTGCTGGTCGACTACATACTGACCGTGGCGGTGTCGGTGTCGGCGGGCACGGCCGCGGTCACGTCCGCGATCCCCGCGGCATCGCCGTATCGAATCGAGATAGCGCTTGCGTTCGTCGCCCTTCTCGCGGTCGCCAACCTGCGGGGTGTCAAGGAGTCCGGCGGCCTGTTCGCGGTGCCGACGTACGGCTTCATCGCCCTCATGGTGGTGACCATCGTCGTGGGCTTCTTCCGCTACACCACCGGAGGCGCCGAGGCGATCATGGTGCCCCAGCACGAGATCATCGAAGCGACGGCGCCCCTGACGATCATGCTCGTCCTCAAGGCGTTCGCCTCGGGGTGTGCGGCGATGACAGGAGTCGAAGCGATCGCTGATGGCGTCGCGGTGTTCCGTGAGCCCACGGCGAAGAACGCGCGCATCACCATCACCTGGATGGCCGGCATCCTACTGTTCATGTTCCTCGGGCTGTCGTGGCTTGCCGTTCACGCCATGGTCCAGCCCACCGAGGAGACCGTCATCAGCCAGCTGTCCCGGCAGTTCTTCGGCACGGGGCCGCTGTACTTCGTGATCTCCGCCTTCACTGCGGCAATCCTCGTGGTCGCCGCCAACACCGCGTACGCCGACTTCCCGCGCCTCGCGTCGTTCATGGCTGCCGATAGCTTCCTGCCGCACCAGCTGCGCGACCTGGGTCACCGACTCGTCTTCAGCAACGGCATCATCATGCTGACGGCCGCTGCGGCCGGACTCATCATCGGCTTCGGTGGCCAGACGAGCCGCCTTATCCCGCTCTACGCGCTTGGCGTGTTCACGTCGTTCACGCTCTCGCAGGCGGGTATGGTCGTCCGCTGGATGAAGAGCAAAGAGCCCGGTTGGCAGATCAGTACCGCCATCAACGGATTCGGCGCAACCATCACCGCGATCGTTCTCGGCGTGGTCACCGTCACCAAGTTCCGCGACGGTGCGTGGGTCGTCGTGTTGCTCATCCCGACGATGATCGTCGCGTTCCTCTGGGTGCGCCGCCAGTACGAGCGCGTCTCGGCGGAACTCGCGATACAACCCGACGAGCTCGCCGACCTCAACTATCAGGCTTACAACCGGCTTCACAACCACGTGGTCGTACTCGTGAAGAACATCGATCGCCGACTGATCCGCGCGCTGCAGTACGCCAAGTCGCTTCGTGCCGAGGAGGTCGAGGCGCTCTTCGTCGATTCGTCAGGCGGCGAGCAGGTCGAGTCGATGCGCCAGCGCTGGAACCAGGCAGGATTCGGCATCAAGCTCATCGTCGTCGAGTCGCCGTACCGCGAGGTCATCTCGCCGGTCATCGAGCACGTGCGCTCGTTGCCTCGACGCACGAAGGACGACGTCATCACGGTGATCATCCCGGAGTACGCGCCGATGAACGCCGCCGACGCGATGCTTCACGACCAGACGTCGTTCTGGATCAAGCAGCAACTGTTCGGCGAAGAAGGCGTCATCGTCGCCGACGTTCCGTACCATCCCAGCTTCGACGAGATTCGCGAGAAGCGGGCGGACGGCGTCGAGACAGGTCCGACCGCATAG